CAGGCTCTAATGAGGCTAAAGTAGCTAAGAAAGAGCTGGAAAAATTGAATTAAGAATGTTCAGCGGTCAGCAATCAGGTAACTAACTAAAATCCCTGATTATCTGACATTCAACAGCATATAGATTCCAATCAGCAAGAAGATAAAATTGGATATCCATGCAGAAATTATGGGTGGGAGAGTACCGTTGTGTCCTAAGGAAAGAGCAATTGACAGTATAATCCAATAAGCAAAGCTTATTATTATGCTAATCCCAATCCCCCTAATAATTCCTCTCTCCCTTCCTGTTCTTATAGCAAAGGGTACCCCGAGAAGCGGCATTATAATACCCGCAAAAGGGAAAGCCAGCTTTGCATGCATGTCAACCTGATATTTTGTAGCATCGTAGCCTTCGGCTCTAATCTTTTTAATATAGCTTTTAAGTTCAGCGTAACTCATCTCATCGGCACTCTTTTCTACAATCTTAAAGTCATCAGGTGTCTCTGGGATAGAAATTATTTTTTCATGCCACCTTTCCATTCCGACTTCTCCTCCATTCTCAAAGCTTCTGGAAGAAACGTCATAGAAGTACCATTTCTTATTGAGCCATCTAGCTGTATTTGCATCTATGCGCCTAATCAAATTGAAATCTTTGTCAAAATAATAGATGGTTATACCTTTTAGGGTGTTTTTTTGGGGATCGAATATGTTTATATTGTAAATGGAGCTGTTGCTTCGGTACAAAATCCTGTTTTGTTTAAAAGAACCACGTGGGTTCTTTTTTTCTAATCCTGTACTTTCAATATATTTGATCCTCTGGTTTGTATAGGGTAAAATAGACTCGTTGCCTACCAGAGATCCAATACTGACCAGCAGGGATATCCCTATGATAGGAGTAATAATTCTATATATGTTTACCCCGCTTGTCATAATAGCTATAATTTCGCTGTTTTTAGACAGTATCCCTAAGGTTATTATAGAGGAAAGCAGAGTAGCAACAGGGGCGACCTGAACCATTATAAGGGGAATCTTAAATACGAAAAATTCAATAGTTGTAGAGAAAGAGACTCCCTGCTTAATAAAGTCATTTATATTCTCAAGAACGTCAACTATAAGATAAATAACAACAAAAGCGCTTATACTCAAGAGAAATATCTTTAATGATTCTCTACCGATATATCTGTTTAAGATGGTCAACTGCAAGCCTCCATCTACACATACAACATACAACTGATAACTGATAACTGATAACTGATAACTGATAACTGATAACTGATAACTGATAACTGATAACTGATACTATAAGAGTTTTATCGTATAATATAAATCGATTCTTGTAAATTGTTTTTTCTCCATGGTTTACCCTTGTAATTTGGGCTTGTTGCTGGTATCTTTAAAAACATCACTAGAAAACAAACCCTTGAAACCTCGAATCCTAGACTCCTTCCTCCCAACTGATTGGGAGAAGAACCAGAATCTTTACCACCTTCCTTATTAAGTGGGAGACTGTTATTCAATGCCATCGAATTGTATTGAGCGCATAGTTCTTATAATACTGGATAGTGTTGGCATTGGTGAGCTGCCAGATGCTCTGGATTACGGTGATGTTGGAAGCAATACCCTTAAAAATATTGCTGAGGAATTGGGAGGATTGAATCTCCCAAATTTAGAGTCTATGGGATTGGGATTGATAGAGGATATAAAGGGATTAAAAAACAACGTAGTACCCACGGCCTTTTATGGAAAGATGTCAGAGAGGTCTAAGGGAAAGGACTCCACTACAGGCCATTGGGAGCTAGCCGGTGTGATTCTGGATAACCCTTTCCCGGTATTCCCAAATGGGTTTCCCGAGGAGATTATAGAAAAATTTAAGGAGGCAACAGGGCTGGATGTCATTGGAAATTTTACCGCCTCAGGCACAGAGATCATTAAATACCTGGGCGAGGAGCATTTAAACACAGGAAAACCTATAATATATACTTCATCGGATAGTGTATTTCAGATAGCTGCCCATGAGGACATAATCCCTCTGAGTAGACTCTATGAGATATGTCAGGTAACCAGGGAGATACTGAATCCTTATGGTATATTAAG
The sequence above is a segment of the Thermodesulfobacteriota bacterium genome. Coding sequences within it:
- the lptG gene encoding LPS export ABC transporter permease LptG, with translation MTILNRYIGRESLKIFLLSISAFVVIYLIVDVLENINDFIKQGVSFSTTIEFFVFKIPLIMVQVAPVATLLSSIITLGILSKNSEIIAIMTSGVNIYRIITPIIGISLLVSIGSLVGNESILPYTNQRIKYIESTGLEKKNPRGSFKQNRILYRSNSSIYNINIFDPQKNTLKGITIYYFDKDFNLIRRIDANTARWLNKKWYFYDVSSRSFENGGEVGMERWHEKIISIPETPDDFKIVEKSADEMSYAELKSYIKKIRAEGYDATKYQVDMHAKLAFPFAGIIMPLLGVPFAIRTGRERGIIRGIGISIIISFAYWIILSIALSLGHNGTLPPIISAWISNFIFLLIGIYMLLNVR